One Roseimaritima multifibrata DNA window includes the following coding sequences:
- a CDS encoding tetratricopeptide repeat protein has protein sequence MTSSSVPATKTISNDQPNSREQSSLHAGKPYDANLASGVEPPTQVSDSKYGRVARLVRQGEYTKAIDYLSALPKDPETSNAIAVCLLRDGQIDVALNRLRQLVTMPGSIVVRLNGNERHGRNFATALLMYGSPSGALDVLNDLRDQKDPRLCLLRQSINTWAKSLPFFRRLDWKVNRIEPQQCKIALDFEVGEFDFET, from the coding sequence ATGACTTCATCATCTGTTCCCGCAACAAAAACGATCTCCAACGACCAACCGAACTCCCGCGAGCAATCGTCCCTTCACGCTGGCAAACCTTACGACGCGAATCTGGCCAGCGGTGTCGAACCACCCACCCAAGTTTCGGATTCGAAGTACGGACGCGTCGCTCGGCTGGTACGACAAGGGGAATACACCAAGGCGATCGACTACCTGAGTGCGTTACCGAAAGACCCTGAAACGTCCAACGCAATCGCGGTCTGTCTACTCCGCGACGGCCAGATTGACGTCGCGTTGAATCGCCTGCGACAGCTGGTCACCATGCCCGGTTCGATCGTCGTTCGCTTGAATGGCAACGAGCGGCACGGCCGCAATTTCGCCACTGCGTTACTGATGTACGGGTCGCCCAGCGGTGCGTTGGACGTACTAAACGACCTGCGTGACCAGAAGGATCCCAGGCTGTGCCTGCTCCGTCAGTCGATCAACACCTGGGCCAAGTCGCTCCCGTTCTTTCGCCGGCTTGACTGGAAAGTGAACCGCATCGAACCTCAGCAGTGCAAAATCGCCCTCGATTTCGAAGTAGGCGAATTCGATTTCGAAACCTAA
- a CDS encoding nucleoporin: protein MLRAILLTCAATLVAAPTANAQSSVLAEMYGQGVHSYYSGQYSKAHEYLSMAIDNGSTDARAYFFRGLVNDATGRPDEAEADFVEGARLETLNGSSTLVGRSLARIQGPERLKIELIRQEVRLLEMANMEAQSKARYDEIQSAESRVLRNPAATKPAATAGKPNPFATDHPMATGEPKVVSEDALGDPFSDDSAAPAAADEGGASPFGASDAGFGDDAGADPFGAPAMDAAPAADPFGADAAPAADAAADPFGAAAPAPAAKPAPAADAAADPFGAAAPAPAAKPAPAADAAADPFGAPAADPAPAADPFGAADPAPAAKPAPAADAAADPFGAGAMDGAPADNADGDPFGAGAMDAGPADNADGDPFGAPAAEPELPADADPFGAGADAMDAAPLAEGSVAPFGAPPAVLDPAGDAAADPFGAPAAEPAVPADSDPFGAGADAMDAAPLAEGSVAPFGAPPAVLDPAADAAADAAVEADPFGAAEPAPAADADPFGAGAMDAAPAADPFGAPAAPAAAPAADNDPFGAPAAAPAAAPAADNDPFGAPAAAPAAAPAAGNDPFGAPAAAPAAKDADPFGAPAPAAAPAAGNDPFGAPAAAPAAAPAKDTDPFGAGSKKAAPASDPFADDPAAPAAAPADNDPFN, encoded by the coding sequence ATGCTTCGGGCCATCTTATTGACCTGTGCTGCAACCCTAGTTGCAGCACCTACCGCTAACGCTCAATCAAGCGTCCTAGCCGAAATGTACGGTCAAGGAGTGCACAGCTATTATTCTGGGCAATACTCCAAAGCACACGAGTATCTGTCGATGGCGATCGACAATGGCTCGACCGACGCTCGCGCCTACTTCTTCCGCGGCTTGGTCAACGATGCGACCGGACGCCCGGACGAAGCCGAAGCGGACTTTGTGGAAGGCGCACGACTGGAAACCTTGAACGGCAGCAGTACTTTGGTTGGTCGGTCTCTGGCCCGAATCCAAGGTCCCGAGCGTCTAAAGATCGAATTGATTCGCCAGGAAGTTCGGCTGCTAGAAATGGCCAACATGGAAGCTCAGTCAAAAGCGCGCTATGACGAGATCCAATCGGCTGAATCCCGCGTGTTACGCAATCCAGCGGCCACCAAACCAGCCGCCACCGCAGGCAAACCCAATCCATTTGCGACGGACCATCCGATGGCAACCGGCGAACCGAAGGTGGTTTCCGAAGACGCTTTAGGCGATCCGTTCTCTGACGATTCCGCAGCTCCCGCAGCCGCGGATGAGGGTGGGGCGAGCCCTTTCGGTGCCAGCGATGCAGGCTTTGGCGATGACGCCGGCGCCGATCCATTTGGTGCTCCAGCAATGGACGCTGCCCCTGCAGCCGATCCGTTCGGCGCGGATGCAGCTCCTGCTGCCGATGCCGCCGCGGATCCGTTTGGTGCCGCGGCTCCAGCCCCTGCCGCAAAACCAGCACCGGCAGCCGACGCCGCAGCCGATCCGTTTGGTGCCGCGGCTCCAGCCCCAGCCGCAAAACCAGCCCCAGCGGCCGATGCCGCAGCCGATCCATTCGGAGCCCCCGCTGCCGATCCTGCTCCGGCGGCCGATCCGTTTGGTGCCGCCGATCCAGCTCCGGCTGCAAAACCAGCTCCAGCGGCCGATGCCGCAGCCGATCCATTCGGAGCCGGAGCGATGGACGGAGCTCCTGCTGACAACGCCGACGGCGATCCATTTGGTGCCGGAGCGATGGACGCAGGTCCTGCTGACAACGCCGACGGCGATCCATTCGGAGCCCCAGCTGCTGAGCCAGAGTTGCCAGCGGACGCCGATCCTTTTGGTGCCGGAGCAGACGCGATGGATGCAGCCCCATTAGCTGAAGGCTCGGTCGCTCCGTTCGGTGCGCCTCCAGCCGTTCTCGATCCTGCTGGCGATGCCGCGGCCGATCCGTTTGGAGCTCCTGCCGCGGAACCAGCCGTTCCAGCCGACTCCGACCCGTTTGGTGCCGGAGCCGACGCGATGGACGCAGCCCCTTTAGCGGAAGGCTCGGTCGCGCCGTTTGGTGCTCCTCCAGCAGTTCTGGACCCAGCTGCGGATGCAGCAGCGGACGCGGCTGTCGAGGCCGATCCGTTTGGTGCCGCAGAACCAGCTCCAGCAGCAGACGCCGATCCATTTGGAGCCGGAGCCATGGACGCAGCTCCCGCAGCGGATCCATTTGGTGCTCCTGCAGCACCCGCCGCAGCACCTGCTGCTGACAATGATCCGTTTGGTGCACCCGCCGCAGCACCCGCCGCAGCTCCAGCTGCTGACAATGATCCGTTTGGTGCACCCGCAGCAGCACCCGCCGCAGCACCTGCCGCTGGCAATGATCCGTTTGGTGCACCCGCAGCAGCACCGGCCGCAAAAGATGCTGATCCGTTTGGTGCCCCTGCACCTGCCGCGGCTCCGGCTGCCGGCAATGATCCGTTTGGTGCCCCTGCAGCGGCACCCGCCGCAGCTCCAGCAAAGGATACCGATCCATTTGGTGCGGGATCCAAAAAAGCAGCTCCCGCAAGCGACCCGTTTGCCGATGATCCAGCGGCCCCCGCTGCCGCTCCAGCAGACAATGATCCTTTCAATTAG
- a CDS encoding sugar phosphate isomerase/epimerase family protein — MSPITRRRFNSTCAAAAAVGLASPLLGEDSASSAKPPFAFKYLLGSSLYGYQSLEDIIPEVRKTGATAIDIWPMVHGNQREQLDEMGEAKFAEMLKQADIQLGCITQYKLGPFGLRDEFALASRFGCPTIVSGGAGPKGLTGSELKAAVGQFIEKLKPHLEIAEASGVTLAIENHANNLIESPDSLKWLAEMRPSSALGIAFAPYHLPQQAEELGQLVGDLGESIEVFYAWQHGQGSVKKLPKAEEMEQLPGLGSLDFQPMVQALKKMNFQGWMEIFMHPVPRGVPILEKTSEVTEAVNKSRGYLEGLL; from the coding sequence ATGAGCCCCATCACTCGCCGACGATTCAATTCGACCTGTGCAGCCGCTGCGGCTGTCGGACTGGCCAGCCCACTTCTGGGCGAAGATTCGGCCTCATCCGCAAAGCCTCCATTCGCTTTCAAATACCTGCTCGGTTCCTCTTTGTACGGTTACCAATCACTCGAAGACATCATCCCTGAGGTACGGAAAACAGGAGCGACCGCGATCGACATCTGGCCGATGGTCCACGGGAATCAGCGAGAGCAGTTGGACGAGATGGGGGAGGCGAAATTTGCCGAGATGCTCAAACAAGCCGACATCCAACTGGGGTGCATCACCCAGTACAAGCTAGGGCCCTTCGGATTGCGAGATGAATTCGCTTTGGCTTCTCGGTTTGGCTGCCCAACCATCGTTTCCGGTGGGGCCGGTCCGAAGGGGCTTACAGGAAGCGAACTGAAAGCGGCGGTGGGTCAGTTTATTGAAAAGCTAAAACCGCACCTCGAGATTGCGGAGGCTTCGGGCGTCACTCTGGCGATCGAAAATCACGCAAACAACTTGATCGAATCGCCAGATTCACTGAAATGGCTTGCCGAAATGCGTCCGTCATCCGCCTTGGGGATCGCGTTTGCGCCTTACCACCTGCCTCAACAGGCGGAGGAACTGGGGCAACTGGTCGGAGACTTGGGTGAGAGTATCGAGGTGTTTTACGCGTGGCAGCATGGGCAGGGATCGGTCAAGAAACTGCCCAAGGCTGAGGAAATGGAACAGTTGCCTGGGCTGGGGAGCTTAGATTTTCAGCCGATGGTCCAGGCCTTGAAAAAAATGAACTTCCAGGGCTGGATGGAAATTTTCATGCATCCGGTTCCTCGCGGGGTCCCAATCTTGGAGAAAACCAGCGAGGTAACGGAAGCTGTCAACAAGAGCCGAGGTTACCTGGAAGGTCTGCTTTAG
- a CDS encoding DUF1501 domain-containing protein: MSRFKSKRRSASGCPDLLRTNRTQRRTLLQAGSLACLGLGMTDLWNQARAESAAASPRAKPAKACIFLFMWGGPSQLDTFDMKPDAPEEVRGTFKPTSTKVPGIQICEHFTRLAQHTDKLAIIRSLSHDDPAHLSSGHATVTGQLAPVLKSDATPPSDKDSPHLGALVSKVRPNTTGVPSFVTLPWKAYHPAAPGGEAPGQHGGYLGSSYDGFLLTGDPNAPDWKPSDLSLPADISLDRLQSRYQLLQDLDKQRRGLASMAEGHQASKDLASHQVRALDLLTSPHVREAFDLSSEPEPVRDRYGRNTHGQSVLMARRLVEHGVPYVSVNWHNDGRNFWDTHGNNFNRLKDDLIPPADMALTALLEDLEQRNMLDETLVVWVGEFGRRPLITPANAGREHWPYCYSGLLAGGGIRGGTVYGKSDAQAAYPSENPVSPQDFGTTIVDALGIPIDLALPDREGRPHRVTSGKVIESLFG; this comes from the coding sequence ATGTCTCGATTCAAATCAAAACGACGTTCCGCTTCAGGGTGCCCCGATCTTTTGCGGACGAATCGAACGCAGCGACGCACGTTGCTGCAAGCCGGATCGCTCGCCTGTTTAGGGTTGGGGATGACCGATCTTTGGAATCAGGCTAGGGCGGAGTCGGCGGCCGCTTCGCCACGTGCAAAACCAGCCAAGGCGTGCATCTTTTTGTTCATGTGGGGCGGCCCCAGCCAGCTCGATACGTTCGATATGAAACCGGATGCCCCAGAAGAGGTGCGGGGAACTTTTAAGCCGACGTCAACAAAGGTTCCAGGCATTCAAATCTGCGAACATTTTACCCGGCTGGCTCAGCACACCGACAAGTTGGCGATCATTCGCTCGCTGTCGCATGATGATCCGGCTCACTTGTCCAGCGGCCATGCAACCGTCACGGGGCAGCTCGCGCCGGTACTGAAGAGTGACGCGACTCCGCCAAGCGACAAAGATTCGCCTCACCTGGGGGCGCTTGTCTCAAAAGTACGCCCGAACACCACGGGGGTTCCATCGTTTGTGACGCTTCCCTGGAAGGCTTACCATCCCGCGGCCCCCGGCGGCGAAGCGCCCGGACAACATGGCGGATACTTGGGGTCTAGTTACGACGGTTTCCTATTGACGGGGGATCCCAACGCTCCGGATTGGAAACCCTCCGATCTTTCATTGCCGGCCGATATCTCGCTCGATCGTTTGCAGTCCCGGTACCAGCTGCTGCAAGACCTAGATAAGCAACGTCGCGGCTTGGCTTCGATGGCCGAGGGACATCAGGCTTCAAAAGACCTGGCATCACATCAAGTCCGCGCACTTGACCTGTTGACGTCGCCGCATGTACGCGAAGCCTTTGACCTAAGCAGCGAACCCGAACCGGTACGCGATCGTTACGGCCGAAACACCCATGGCCAGTCCGTGTTGATGGCTCGTCGATTGGTCGAGCACGGTGTCCCGTATGTCTCGGTGAATTGGCACAACGACGGCCGAAACTTTTGGGATACACACGGTAACAATTTCAATCGCTTGAAAGACGATTTGATTCCGCCAGCGGACATGGCGCTGACCGCACTGCTGGAAGACCTAGAGCAAAGGAACATGTTGGATGAGACGCTGGTCGTGTGGGTCGGCGAATTTGGTCGTCGCCCCTTGATCACTCCGGCCAACGCTGGCCGTGAACATTGGCCCTACTGTTACAGCGGTCTATTGGCTGGCGGTGGGATCCGTGGCGGAACGGTTTATGGCAAGAGCGACGCACAGGCGGCCTATCCGAGTGAGAACCCGGTCTCCCCGCAGGACTTTGGGACGACGATTGTCGACGCGTTAGGGATTCCGATTGATTTGGCGCTCCCCGATCGTGAAGGACGGCCGCACCGGGTCACGTCCGGGAAAGTTATCGAATCGCTGTTCGGATAA
- a CDS encoding methyltransferase domain-containing protein codes for MFQLRCTVRDCCQILEPRENSLFCSNGHHFDQAKGGYWNLLQPQDRRSRNPGDVEEAVLARHRWLERGHAQGLIDTLQPWVADSRGTATGSDCRTLDLGCGEGSFASALFPDDIDSYCGIDLSKKAIKLASRSTPAATWVLANADRILPAPDRSVQRVVSLFGRRPISEIKRVMAPAGYALIALPGEEDLIELRQRVQKAGHRRSRWELVVEEMAAAELDCVDRKNWTQTIELDPPAIQDALAMTYRAVRHSQQSQLDTLTAMNVTFAADLMLFRHRS; via the coding sequence ATGTTTCAACTTCGCTGTACCGTCCGTGACTGCTGCCAAATCCTAGAGCCTCGAGAGAACAGTCTGTTCTGCTCGAACGGTCATCATTTCGATCAGGCAAAAGGGGGCTATTGGAATCTGCTTCAGCCTCAGGATCGGCGCTCGCGTAATCCGGGGGACGTTGAGGAAGCGGTACTGGCCAGGCACCGCTGGTTGGAACGCGGGCATGCCCAAGGCTTGATCGACACGTTGCAGCCCTGGGTGGCGGATTCCCGTGGCACGGCGACCGGCAGCGATTGTCGCACGCTTGATCTCGGCTGCGGAGAAGGCTCGTTTGCCTCCGCACTTTTCCCCGACGACATCGACAGTTACTGCGGCATCGATCTTTCCAAAAAAGCGATCAAATTGGCCTCGCGGTCGACTCCGGCTGCGACTTGGGTGTTGGCCAATGCGGATCGAATCCTGCCGGCCCCCGACCGGAGTGTGCAGCGTGTGGTTTCTTTGTTCGGACGTCGGCCGATTTCAGAAATCAAACGGGTCATGGCTCCGGCTGGTTACGCGTTGATTGCACTGCCGGGCGAAGAGGATCTCATTGAACTTCGGCAGCGTGTTCAGAAAGCGGGCCATCGTCGCAGCCGCTGGGAACTGGTTGTTGAAGAAATGGCTGCGGCGGAACTTGATTGCGTCGACCGCAAGAATTGGACACAGACGATCGAATTGGATCCCCCCGCGATCCAGGATGCATTGGCGATGACCTATCGAGCCGTCCGGCATTCACAACAGTCCCAGCTCGATACCCTCACGGCAATGAATGTCACCTTTGCCGCAGACCTTATGTTATTTCGTCATCGATCTTAA
- a CDS encoding alpha/beta hydrolase translates to MRYLALCLLLPFAAVAFAQQPPYDQAPLAEPPYYQVRYEASEKPGELIYPVVYTVWIPADVKTLKGVIVHQHGCGEGSCKSGQTGAYDLHWQALARRHQCALLSPAYEQPEGTDCQMWCDPRNGSDATFQQALADLGKTTGHPELNEVPWALWGHSGGGHWAGGMSLLHPERVAAAWLRSGVPYLQPVEGRDIKPYTVSADALAVPRMCNLGTKEGVTVKGDRFAGVWPSNQTFFEAMRKQNALIGIAVDPLTAHECGNQRYLAILWLDACLTARLPKEPGQPLLPIDSDKAWLATTPTDSETVTKPFPASGFSGDLEETVWLPNERVAKAWQRYGADTQIVDSTPPPAPRRLRIEGGQLVWDADADLESGISHFVITKDGVSIGSVPEKPKNSFGRPLFQGLQYSDTPALPLAEMRFTLPSQTTHDVDQYQVHAVNTVGLTSK, encoded by the coding sequence ATGCGTTACCTTGCCCTTTGTCTGCTTCTTCCGTTCGCTGCGGTTGCATTCGCACAACAGCCTCCCTACGACCAAGCTCCTTTGGCTGAACCACCTTATTATCAGGTTCGCTATGAAGCTTCCGAGAAACCGGGAGAATTGATCTACCCGGTTGTCTATACCGTTTGGATTCCCGCAGATGTCAAAACTTTGAAGGGAGTGATCGTTCACCAACATGGTTGCGGTGAAGGCTCGTGCAAATCGGGACAGACGGGGGCCTACGATCTTCACTGGCAGGCTCTGGCGCGGCGGCATCAGTGCGCGTTGCTCTCTCCGGCTTATGAACAACCGGAAGGGACCGATTGCCAGATGTGGTGCGACCCCCGAAATGGTTCCGATGCGACCTTTCAGCAAGCGCTGGCGGATCTGGGAAAAACGACGGGGCATCCAGAACTGAATGAGGTTCCGTGGGCGTTGTGGGGCCATAGTGGTGGTGGGCACTGGGCTGGCGGAATGTCGTTGCTCCATCCCGAACGTGTTGCCGCCGCTTGGTTGCGATCCGGCGTGCCTTACTTGCAGCCTGTGGAAGGCCGCGACATCAAACCCTACACCGTTTCCGCGGATGCCTTGGCCGTCCCGCGGATGTGCAACCTTGGTACAAAGGAAGGTGTGACGGTAAAAGGGGACCGATTCGCCGGAGTCTGGCCGAGCAATCAAACGTTTTTTGAAGCGATGCGAAAGCAAAACGCGTTGATCGGGATTGCGGTCGACCCGCTGACCGCTCACGAGTGCGGAAATCAGCGATACCTTGCGATCCTTTGGTTGGACGCATGCTTGACTGCCCGCTTGCCAAAAGAACCGGGGCAGCCATTGTTGCCAATCGACTCCGACAAGGCTTGGTTGGCCACAACCCCGACCGATTCGGAAACGGTCACAAAACCTTTTCCCGCCAGCGGATTTTCAGGGGATCTAGAAGAGACCGTCTGGCTGCCCAACGAACGGGTGGCAAAAGCATGGCAGCGGTACGGCGCCGACACGCAGATAGTCGATTCGACCCCGCCACCAGCGCCTCGTCGTCTGCGCATCGAGGGGGGCCAACTGGTCTGGGATGCCGATGCCGATTTAGAGAGCGGGATTTCCCATTTCGTGATTACCAAGGACGGGGTATCGATCGGCTCGGTCCCGGAAAAGCCCAAGAATTCCTTTGGGCGTCCTCTCTTTCAAGGCCTGCAGTACAGCGATACCCCAGCACTTCCGTTGGCGGAGATGCGTTTCACATTGCCCTCCCAGACGACGCATGACGTTGATCAGTACCAAGTGCACGCGGTAAATACCGTCGGTTTGACGTCCAAATAA
- the serB gene encoding phosphoserine phosphatase SerB yields the protein MDNIYLLRFTGEDRVGLTSALAKALAELGATVLDINQAVIHESLLLGMMIRVSATSSIKAPVEKIATALDLRVKIRAVTDVDYDHWVDRQGRPRYILTLLARRIEATHLAAVTRVIAEEGLNIDVIHRLSGRPQRLENDDAPKRACVEFWLRGDPFDKARMQARYMDLSRELAIDIAWQKDDPYRRSRRLVAFDMDSTLIQAEVIDELAVEAGCGDSVAAITEMAMRGELDFDTSLRRRVATLKGLPESALQRVAERLELTEGAETLLLNLRELGYRTAILSGGFSYFGNRLRDRLGFDYVHANELEIIDGKLTGNVLPPIVNGQRKADLLDQIAKNEGINRRQIIAIGDGANDLPMLARAGLGIAFHAKPIVRQEAGHAVSNLGLDALLYLLGVRDRERVAHPNQR from the coding sequence ATGGACAATATATATTTGCTTCGTTTTACCGGCGAAGATCGAGTCGGATTGACGTCGGCGCTCGCCAAAGCACTCGCTGAATTGGGTGCCACGGTGCTGGACATCAACCAGGCGGTGATTCATGAATCGTTGCTGTTGGGGATGATGATTCGAGTCTCCGCGACATCTTCCATTAAAGCCCCGGTTGAGAAGATCGCTACGGCTTTGGACCTTCGCGTCAAAATCCGCGCGGTCACCGACGTCGATTACGATCATTGGGTCGATCGCCAAGGCAGACCTCGCTATATCTTGACGCTCTTGGCCCGTCGTATCGAAGCGACCCACCTGGCAGCCGTCACTCGAGTGATTGCCGAAGAGGGGCTGAATATCGATGTCATCCATCGCCTTTCGGGACGTCCGCAAAGGTTGGAAAATGACGACGCTCCCAAACGAGCTTGTGTCGAATTCTGGCTGCGTGGCGACCCGTTTGATAAAGCCCGCATGCAGGCCCGCTACATGGATCTAAGCCGAGAATTGGCGATCGATATCGCGTGGCAGAAGGACGATCCCTATCGCCGATCAAGACGTTTGGTTGCCTTTGACATGGATTCGACGTTGATCCAAGCCGAAGTGATCGACGAACTGGCCGTCGAAGCCGGTTGCGGGGATTCCGTTGCAGCGATCACCGAAATGGCGATGCGCGGCGAACTGGATTTTGATACCTCGCTGCGGCGACGTGTCGCCACGCTGAAAGGTTTGCCTGAATCCGCCTTGCAGCGAGTTGCCGAGCGGCTGGAATTGACCGAAGGAGCCGAAACACTGCTGTTGAATTTGCGTGAATTAGGATACCGGACCGCCATCCTCTCTGGCGGATTCAGCTATTTTGGAAATCGGCTGCGAGATCGTTTGGGATTCGATTACGTTCATGCTAATGAACTGGAAATCATCGACGGAAAACTGACCGGAAATGTTTTGCCACCGATCGTGAACGGTCAACGGAAAGCCGACCTGCTTGATCAAATCGCTAAGAACGAAGGGATCAATCGTCGCCAGATCATCGCCATTGGCGACGGCGCAAACGATCTTCCCATGCTCGCCCGAGCCGGCCTCGGAATCGCCTTCCATGCCAAACCGATCGTCCGCCAAGAAGCGGGCCACGCCGTTTCCAATCTGGGGCTGGATGCACTGCTTTACCTGCTTGGTGTCCGAGACCGTGAACGAGTCGCCCATCCGAACCAACGGTAG
- a CDS encoding DUF2272 domain-containing protein, translating to MIFQLRTVVCFCLLGLVQSALLRADEIAKSVGRGGDNQPSDVLTVQLALNQLPRDGAITSELLETDGLAGPITVAAIENFQRQTLGADAVTGLIEADGAVMERLNELVRAQPLTYRIARVALGERLFWRDGERTEREPVVTDRLRDYWLATDQTFTAEQIHDPAFQSEWPWSAAFISWVMKRAGSGDDFFYADSHWQYTAAAKANRLKKNDNPFQAFPIRDLPVTVGDVIVKRRSTSTATYENIERGHPTHGDIVIEFKDGEVVTIGGNVSNSVRTTMVPIDDEHKVTNKLFFAIVDVDPNAKGE from the coding sequence TTGATCTTTCAATTGAGAACCGTCGTTTGTTTCTGTCTGCTCGGCCTCGTTCAATCGGCGTTACTTCGGGCTGACGAGATCGCAAAGTCTGTCGGCCGCGGAGGAGACAATCAGCCCTCCGACGTTTTGACGGTTCAATTGGCACTCAATCAATTGCCCCGTGATGGTGCCATTACCAGCGAACTTCTGGAAACGGACGGGCTGGCTGGTCCGATCACCGTGGCGGCGATCGAAAATTTTCAGCGACAGACCTTGGGCGCCGATGCGGTTACCGGTTTAATCGAAGCGGATGGAGCCGTGATGGAGCGGTTAAACGAATTGGTGAGGGCGCAGCCTTTGACGTATCGTATCGCTCGAGTCGCTTTAGGCGAACGTCTGTTCTGGCGAGACGGTGAACGTACCGAACGAGAACCGGTCGTCACCGATCGACTGCGCGACTATTGGCTGGCGACCGACCAAACGTTCACCGCCGAACAGATTCACGATCCGGCGTTCCAGTCAGAATGGCCCTGGAGCGCAGCGTTCATCTCTTGGGTGATGAAGCGAGCAGGATCGGGCGACGATTTTTTCTATGCCGATTCGCATTGGCAATACACCGCGGCCGCCAAAGCCAATCGCCTAAAAAAGAACGACAATCCCTTTCAAGCCTTTCCGATCCGAGACCTTCCGGTCACCGTCGGAGATGTCATTGTCAAACGCCGAAGCACCAGCACCGCGACCTATGAAAACATCGAACGAGGGCACCCGACGCACGGCGATATCGTGATCGAATTCAAAGACGGAGAAGTGGTCACCATCGGAGGGAATGTGAGCAACAGTGTGCGAACCACAATGGTCCCCATCGACGACGAACACAAAGTCACCAACAAGTTGTTCTTCGCAATCGTCGATGTCGACCCAAATGCCAAAGGAGAGTAA
- a CDS encoding cis-3-hydroxy-L-proline dehydratase: protein MKIARIFAHTVDLPLKEGTYNWSGGKSVSIFDSTIVGVETECGLIGYGEVCPLGPFYLPAYAKGVRAGIEELGPHLIGYDPRELGVLNHRMDAAFKGHAYVKSGIDIACWDILGKASNLPVCTLMGGFHGEKVRLYRAISQQSPEQMAESVATYKSEGYTRFQLKVGGDPDTDIARIRATRAMLGDNDRLVADANTGWTQHEAMRVVRAVRDLDVYIEQPCLTYEECLAIRRHTDHPFVMDENVDSLQMLLRAKADLAMDVINLKISKLGGLTKAKQARDLCVSMGIAMTLEDSWGGDITTAAIAHFAHSTPEEFRFTATDFNSYVTVSNASGAPQREQGFMQASREPGLGITPNFDVIGEPVVEVR from the coding sequence ATGAAGATCGCTCGCATTTTCGCCCACACTGTTGACCTACCTTTGAAAGAAGGAACCTACAATTGGTCGGGCGGCAAATCCGTATCGATCTTTGACAGTACCATCGTGGGTGTCGAAACCGAGTGCGGCTTGATTGGATATGGAGAAGTTTGTCCGCTAGGTCCGTTTTATTTGCCCGCCTACGCGAAGGGAGTCCGGGCGGGGATCGAGGAATTGGGACCGCATTTAATCGGTTACGACCCGCGGGAACTTGGGGTTCTTAATCACCGGATGGACGCGGCGTTCAAAGGACATGCCTACGTTAAATCGGGGATCGACATAGCGTGCTGGGACATTCTTGGCAAAGCAAGCAACCTTCCGGTCTGCACATTGATGGGCGGCTTCCACGGCGAAAAGGTGCGTCTGTACCGCGCGATTTCACAGCAGTCCCCCGAACAGATGGCAGAGAGCGTCGCCACTTACAAAAGCGAAGGCTACACTCGATTTCAGCTAAAAGTGGGCGGAGACCCCGACACCGACATCGCCCGCATTCGAGCAACACGAGCGATGCTTGGTGACAATGATCGATTGGTCGCGGACGCCAACACCGGCTGGACACAACATGAAGCGATGCGCGTCGTTCGTGCGGTCCGTGACTTGGATGTCTATATCGAACAACCCTGCCTGACCTACGAAGAGTGTTTGGCAATTCGCCGGCATACGGACCATCCATTTGTGATGGACGAAAATGTCGACAGCCTTCAAATGTTGTTGCGTGCGAAAGCCGACCTGGCAATGGATGTCATCAACCTAAAGATCAGCAAACTTGGGGGGTTAACAAAAGCTAAACAAGCCCGCGATCTTTGCGTATCGATGGGAATCGCAATGACGTTGGAAGATAGCTGGGGCGGCGACATTACCACCGCCGCGATCGCTCATTTCGCTCATAGCACTCCGGAAGAATTCCGTTTTACCGCCACCGACTTCAATAGCTATGTGACTGTCAGCAATGCCTCCGGGGCTCCGCAGCGCGAACAGGGTTTCATGCAAGCCAGCCGGGAACCGGGACTGGGGATTACGCCGAATTTTGATGTGATCGGGGAGCCGGTTGTGGAAGTTCGGTAG